The genomic DNA AGCAAAAACATTGGATAATTGAGGAGCTTGATAAATAGAACCATCCAAAATATAATAAGCAAGCATTGGAGTAACTTTATCAGGACTATCCCTCTTCTGCTTCTTCATAATAAAAAGATGAGGTTCCATAACTTCACTCAACACATATTCTATACCAATCATTTTCCTGAAACCCTAAAAATCGTTAAgagtgaaaaaattgaaattaaaattgagaaTGAGGTTATGGGAATTACGTACGTGAGTTGAGAGGAATCAAGTGGATGATGAGAACGCATTCGGAGTTGTTCGTTGTTAGAAGTCCAATCGTAGAAAGGTGATAAAGCGAAGTAATCGAAGACGAGGTTACGATCGAGTGGATATGTGTTTAGCCATAATTGATCTCTGAAGCATATTCCGGTCATGTCTGTTCCTGGTGGTTGCGCCGTCGGTACTCCGCCGTCTAACATTCCCATTCCCGGTGTCGCCATCTCCGGCGCCGATTCTCTAGAACTGCTGTGATTTGAAACGATTAAACACGGCTCAAGCAGAGTTCatattaattcatattttattattatataagctaaaataatatatttttgactATATTTTACTACACCAATAATTATAttcattttgatgttttatctccttttaatttattttaatcattcatttatttaattttaactatattaattataactTTCAGAACAAAAGAAGTTATTTAGATCGTTCATCAATGATATATATCTTAGAATTTGTAGAATAAAATCATATCCTTGTGCAATGCTATGTTGGACAATTGTAtcataaaaatgaaagtaataaaatgtaaatctatttaaaagattttggaggattttaataattttgatgattttaaaagactattaaaatttataatttggaTTTCAATAGATTTAtatcataagattttaaagaattttaaatgaatatacaaatttataagattttataaattttaaggaCTCGTTGAAAAGAAATGATCATAAGACATAACACACTCTGTCTTACAATATTCTCAAcacaaactattttatttattatactttattttttttacgagaGAGATACATAGAGGAGAGAGAGGGGGAAGAGatagggagagagagagagagagagcatgaGAGGAAAAAAGAGAGGGTGAGAGAGAAGGGAGGAAAGACGGGAGGGAAGACATAGAGAGGGGAGAAATacactaaaattttaaaagaaaaaacaattttaagaaATCTTATGTTTGcatgaaatattttttcatgctaaaatttcactagaaaattCCACAAATTCCATCAAAatctaatttattaaataatcttTTGAaacttgaatgattttgaataccccaagacttttttaaatgaGGAAAatttttgattgaataccacaaaatttattttaaacgaTAAAAAATCTTGAGATTAAATACCACATgacttttcataataaaaagtCTATTAAAATCTCTTAGAATcttaatccaatacacccccgtAAATGTTAGTGTCGTGGTGGTGGTATGAGATATCAAACACTAACATATGTGGGACATTAAACACGACTTAATATAAAGtgttagtgtatgtttggttccaatTTTGGAGGTgctaaaattgattctagatttatacaattgattttgacatgtttattTATGcaaagtagaattgattttgcctcaAAAATTGATTAGACTTGAAGCTAGCAATCTAGCTTATGAttcttgaattaatttttacacttaaatttatttttcaactcaCTTTCTCATaaatatatccaaacataaatcactttacctTCAACTCAATTATAgcaataatcaattttaaaaaatcaaattttctcaCATACACTTGGTGCTACATGCAGTATCTAGTTTTGCTTTTAGTAGTTTTTTATTTCGAATATCTAGTTTTGCTTTATACTGAAAACGTCTTCGTGTGTGTTAGTGAATTTTTAGATCACACACACCTCCAAAAGGAAATTCAAAAGTTTGACAAATTGAAAAGTGTGGAATACTCTATTGGGTATTGCTGATGCACTTATTGTCACTTTTTTAAATTAAGGTCACATCAATGGTTGCATTTGCGTCGCAAACTCTTGGGTACCAGAGTGTTCACCTTATTTACAACCTTGTATATTGTGATTTCAAGCGACACCTGCACCACTTGATGATATTATCAagttttttatgaatgaaagatggGGGGTATGCAGAGAAGACCATAAAAAACCTCGTCCACAATGTTTTTAGTGGATACCCTTTTGATTCATTATATGTTTTGCTACTTGAGGTATCCACTATCACTATCACCAGAACCTCCACCATCATTTGTCATATTGGCCCTGTAGTAGTTACTCTTTTCAACAATGGACACCCTTTTGGATGTTCTTTCAAAACATATGATACATTGTTTTACTATTGCACGTGCATACCTCATTCCTCTTATCTCCCTTGGGCCCACAAAAGACAAAAGTTTTCTATTTGTTCTGTACAATGGACGTTAGCTTAAAAATTTGTTGATACTATAATAAGATCAAGCAGGGACGGATCCACCATATGACTATGTGTGGCCGTAGCCACACCAGATTATCGTTTTTGATCTTGTGTGAGATAGTGGCGTCGTTAACTCTATATTTTGAATGTAAGTTCTTGAGTTAGGCTCAGTTGGATTGGTTTCTTGATTAAGGTAGTTTTTCAACCGAAGTATGTATATAGTTCCGAGAGCTTGCGAATAAGTTTACAGGTTGTGATAGAGAAGTTAGATAAGGAAGCTTCTAAAAAGTTTGAGGTTGAAATTTTAGCCACACCAACATCAAATGTCTATATCCGCCCCCCTAAGGTCAAGTAATGAACATCAACATCTAATTAAagcttttatttatatatatgcttCTAAAACTCATACTTGTCCAATGAATATGGACAAGTAAAATATAGCAGGTGGATGGATCATAGAAAGTTAAAAAGAAGGAACATAGAGTAATTTATATCTTTATAATGGAAACTAGAAAATAGTCTCATCTCATTCTCAATCATGAATTTTAGAGGAATCATCTTTGTGTTGAGATGTGTTGCATGGAATTTCACATAAATCTTCCATGTTGCAAGGAAAAGAGTTACCAATTTGCATGTCAGCTACCATTTGACGAAGATCAAAAGTTTCTTCTTTAAGTCGTGCATTCTCTTGAACAACTGTGTCATGTGACTCAGACACATGGTTTAGTTTGTCAACAAGGTTGTGATTTTCAGTTCTGAGTTTCATCACTTGTGACCAAAGTTCATCCAAGTGTTTTTGTTTCCTCATCCTTGATCTCCTAGCTGATTCTCTGTTTGATATCATTCGTCGGTGCTTCCTTTCATCGATGATGTTAAACTGAAGTTCATCTGCTTCATCAGAAGTAGTTGAGTTGCTGCTTAAACATGATGGGTAATGGAAGTTTGGTAAGCTGCCTAAAAGATTATTTATATGGTAATTTGGAATTTCATTCTGTGGTAAGACAAAGTTTGGTTGAACTTGGAATGAATTCTCAGGAGGAGTTAGATAATTGACTCCTCTGATCTCACTAGGAACCATGGCTAGAATTTTATTAGACTTTGAGGGTATTGTtggaaattaattaatatgCTAAGAGTTTGATATGATAAGAGAACTGAAGAATGGTGTATGAGAAATGGATTGAATTTATAGGAAGGTGATGGCATGAAAAGTGGGACCAGATTGAGGAATGAGACATATAGTGCCTAGGGCTTACATGAGCAGAAGTTTAACAATTATTGGGAAGTGCTGATAGTGTATGaatgttttggtatgagatagaCATTAATGAAAAGACTActttttatcatataagtggCTGTCTAGAGTCCATGTCATGAAACTTTTGGTTATTTATTCTATATGTATGGCTATGgatattattactatttttactggatgtaatttgttatttattactGTTCAAATTAGTCATTGCCAGGATGCTAGTGCAGAAATTCATTGTTTGCTACAGCAGAGGATATTACTTAAAGATTTGTAACAACTACTTACTGCTGTGTTAAAATATAATACATACATATGTTGTTCTTATAGATAAATAGTCACGCATTCATTCATTCCTGACTCTTGCGTACAGAGAAAATTCGTTCAAATAGAGAATCCATTATATATCCAACAGGTCCCTCGAAGAATTGAGAAAATTCGGTTGAAATAAAGAATCCATTGTATATCCAACAAGTTCCTCAAAGAAGATTAGTCGCCGTTATCAAAGAAAATTGTGAGATATATAATTGAAAATCctatataaattttgtttgtgttgatATTATATAGGAATAAAATTGTTGCTTGAATTCTAATAATTTGCTGTAAAATTAAAAAGGTGAGCAAAACCAAaaggttttaaattttaattttttggccACGGTTAATTTGCTGATGTTATGAGTTAAGACGTGTCAATAATGACTAAATACTAAATGTGATCTATAATCAAGGCTTGATTAAGTAGCAGCAGTGAACTAAATCAATATATGTTGTATGCTTCTATatgcaatttaaaaccaaattATTAGCACCTAAAAATAGTGCTTGTGTCAATCCTATATAAGAGTTGTTTATCTTGGGGTCCCTAcccattacataagcaattttgaaaattaaaaactcttAGAACTAATAATTTCTTATGATATATGACGGCATGAAGACCAGTTTAAAAgggttccttcaaaaaaaaaaaaagggttaagaATTTATATTGTATGGTCATTAGTATTGTAAATTAGATGACTCATAAGCCATtaacataaattatttgaagAAACCTATGTTGGAGCAAATGCTTTTTAATTTAAGCAAGTAACATCTTGTACCTAAATTCTAGTCATTCTATCACATAAGTAATCATTGTGTTAACAAAGCACTTTGTCATGATTGTGGGAAAACTAATAAGCTATgtttaaaataacaattatccaGTTACCTTCCAAGATACATACCACACgacacttgaaatttttaattctatttaaaACGGTTTCCATCAAAATTTGTTTCAAGAAGAACCGAGAATAGAGAAGAAACATGAATACCACGGTGCTACGGCGGCGGAGCGGTGGAACAAGGTGCTTCCATGAATCATGTTCAACTACGAAactgaaatatgttttttttttttttgggttagtCTGATGAATACGTGAGGTGTTTGAGGTTCGACCCCTGatcctgcatataacaatgacatttttttttagatttttttaattaaagaaaatactGATTTTAAAACCTTTAATCTTGGCCATTAAGAATTTCAAGTGCCATGCTTTTCCTTTCTATCTCATcacttttgaattttaatgCTTTACGTTAAGCTATCTCTAAATTCATTGGATGAGAACTGAATAGCACTATGTGCCTGAGGCCAGTAACACTTATTAGAACAAGTTTATGGTATTACACTTGTCTCAAACACACCGTAATAACCATCACAATTCATAAGGGTCTTCATCGCTCAACAAAGTGATTATGTTCACAACATATTAGGAGCTGccaaatttgttttcttctctaAAATAAGTACTTTAACTTTTTTATGCTTCCCATTGTTGTTGCCTAATATACCTTATTAATCCTATCTCGTTCAAGGCAACAAAAAGTAGAAGTATCTTTTCAATATGCATGATTTGAATATAGTTATTGATGATAGGTTTGTTATTTTGCTAATTTGTCTATTCTTATGGCCCACTTGCATGACATGATAATAATGAAAACATATATATAGCACAAAAGATTTGATCaaaaaagttttggaaaatTTTAAGAGGCTAACATTAaggttttatgttttttaattttccttGGATGAGAGTGGTTATATTAATTACAGCATCGTAACACTATATAACTGTTAGGTGATTTTCCACTATTGAACGTTCCTTTATTTTAAACTAATCTGATTAGGGTGAAGTACAAGATAGTTGGTAAAACAAAACGGGAAAAAAAGTTTGATAGTGGTGAAGTACAATTAAAGAACGTTAATAAACCATCTCAAAAAAGGTCAATGCGTTGGAGTTTATGTGGAAGATCCTTTGTAAAAATCCATTGTACTTGTATGAATTCCTAGGGCACAGATCATAgtgctttttttgtttgtcaagtagttggttagaattcacctttctttaaagtgaataaataggatgtctgaggttcgaaccacggcccctgcatataacaatacaTGTCTCTGCCaattgagttatgctcacgggacgGATCATAGTGCTTTGCCATTATCTAAACAATTACTACTAGAGTAGAAAGATCAATTTAGCATCCCATGCTCTCCCATGGATTGTATTGAGTGAAAATAATTAGTCTCTCATATGACAAATTAAAGTTATATTTTTAGAtctatttactttattttttttcgttaTAAGATAGTGCTTTGCCATTATATCTTATATTTTAGATccatttactttatttttttgatatctttttatttttaataaaaaaataaaaattattagagaaactattaaaaaaGACTTAGAAATTAATGAGTTtgatttaaatatgatttataataAAACATTACGACGTAATTTGATTTATGTAGTCGATCTCACTTAGTGAGATaaggtttggttgttgttgtatttaaaaatatatatatatatatatatatatatatatatatatatatatatatatatatatattctgtttaaatattatgatataaaaaattgaaaattaatcatttatttattttatttaaaaaaaataggttaataatttaaaacaaattataacGAGCTGTGCTTTAGATGAGAAAAACTCACATAAGATTCCTAACAACACTAATTGTACTTGTAAGGATATATTATGTGGATAGTCGAATGACTCGAATCCTACGTATATTCATAAACTACGCAAAAAGTTAGCTTATGACTACAGAACATGTTAATTTAGTAGTTGCATAACGACATAAAGGATAAGAATTAAAgagaacaaaattgaataatCCAAAGTGTTAGGTATGAATTTCCATGATACCTTTTCTGCATTGGCAAAGCTTCCAAAGAGACAACTAGTGAACTAGCCAGCATTTTCTTTTGGAAACCGTAAGGTGGCAATCTAGCAGTTaatctaaatatataaatgttatcTAAATGGGGAATGCATCATAAACAAGACAAACCGATAttgtttaaaatgttaaatgtgcaaatggactttttttgtttgaggaaattgttgagtttacttttaaaaaaacgGTCCCTCACCCTGTGTTATAACTgaagttaaaaataatttagaaaattgTGTGAGCCACATAAGAGATTGATTACTAGGATGAATAGCTTAAGATGTTCTTTTTAAGATGTTTTGtggacctaaaaaaaaaaagttcaacaCAGATTATCAATCACGTCGTCCTTAAATCTATCGAAATTTTAATGCATTGTACAATATTTTCTAGAAATACGTAGTCTTCAACTCGATCTCGGACATCAAAAGAGACAACATTTTCTTAGGTGTTTACTCAAAAAGCTTGTGCATCAAAGGCCCTTAACGTTTATACCGATATAATGAACATTATCAATAGTTTTTCCTAAAATTTCAATATGAGTGTTTGCCACTTCTACATTCTCCGAGGTAAGTCCATCATGAACTAGGTACTCTACTCTACATAGAGAGTAGATCTCATTATGAGTTTATATTCTCTCATCCTTTTATCGCCTTAGGaaccatttttcttttgatttattatagCATGTTCATCTCATACAACTTATTATGACTCATTGAACCTAATTCTTGGAATCTTCAGTCTTTAAGGTCGGGTTACCATTACGAATGATTCACTTTTTGAAAAGCATTGATCCCatctttttttatgtttataggAATTTCTCTCTTGCTAATCCTTTCTTCAAAGGATCACCTAATTTTTCATCAATGAACACATGATCCACTCTAACAACTCCGTTTGAGAGTAACTCTCTAACAATGTTGTGCTTACCACATATTTATCACCTCAACTGTACTTTGTAATAAAGGTTCTCAACTTTTGCAATAATCGTTTTACTATCAAAGTGGATCAACATAGCTAGTATAAGTTCTTCCCATAGATGAATCTCAGTTGAAAACAATCTCAACCAATTTGCTTCCTCACTAGCTATTGGTAGTACTATTATCTCAGACACCATAGTTGATTGAACCAATATTGTATGTTTCTTAGATTTCAAATAAGCATGTCCTTCAACAATGTTGAATATGTAGCCACTAGTTTCTTTGGAATAATTTGATAGAGTGTTACAATCAGCATCACTATCCTTCAAGGAAAGCGGAAAACATTTGATAACATAATCAGAGGtttatgggttttttttttttgtatcttttgACCCTTTCAATAGCATGTAAATGATCAATATTAGGTCTACTGATACACCTGCGCAATAGTTCCACGACATAGATAATGACAGGTCTGGTATACTATGGCATAGTCGAGGTTGTAAATGAAGCTTGCATATTTGGATCGTCTTATACTTTCATCTGTGCTCTTAAAGAGTGATCACTTAGATCAAAAAGTGTGAAATCATGTTTACAATCAAAGTAATTGTAATTGTATTCTATAAGATCTTATGAACATAATACTGATCCAAAGACAATCCATTTTCTGACCTAGTAATCTTAATAACATGAATTATTTTTACTTCTACGATGTTTCATAACAAAGTTGTTACACACCAAAGACTTCAAAACATTTAcagcatgaattatgtttgaacTAAATAAGAATAAGTCGTcaacatataaatatatgataatGCAAATGCTACTTTTAGATTTATAGTAAATACATTTATAACTTTCATTCAATTTAATCCTATTCAATATCATCAAATTGTCAAACTTTTCATGTCATATCTTAGGATTACTTATCTAACTTTCGGACCTTAATTTCTTGCACATGAAGTACAAAACCTTCATGTtgttctatataaaaaaaattctttcagaTCGCCATTTAGAAAAGCAGCTTTACTATCCATTTGATGTACACCAAAAAATGAATAACAACTAGATATATTAGAACCCTAATTAATGATGTACACCAACTATATAAAAAAGAACCCTAATGATGTAGACcaactatatatatttcttgTGACCggagaaaacaaaattaacacgAGATACGTACAGAGATGTCTTCCTGTTCAAAAAAACATACACAACTGTCTttggattttctttttataaagaAACCAACTCCTTTGTAATTAAACTTCACCATATACAAGAGAACTGTATCGTCCATTACGATCCTATTCAATTTAAAGAATTAATCTCCACAAATGATACCCGTTCATGCCAAAAAACTTCACCAAATGCCAACCAAATATACAaatccaataaataaataaataaaagaaccaattttatttacactacaattaacattattttgtgcTGGTGTTCTGGTCCACTCTCATTAGTGGTCTATGGATATATCTAGCAAAAAGAGAAAGAGGACACCCAACAAAAGTGACGGAGAGTGTTGGGTACGGAGGGGGACTCGATTTAACGGCTGCACATTTATGTGCCAACCATATATGACTTACATTGTCCAATTGAAGACCAACTAGTGAAAAACAAATACACCCTAGCTAATTTCAATGGATAGCAATAACTAGTGAAACatgatataatgtttttatgTGGGTCCTAATTTTCACAAACAAACTATAGCAAGCGTGGGATAGCACTTGTGTGACATAGAATTTGTGATATTGAtgacattggccaatcacaatgtcataatgtttgtgtttctctctctttcacaagtaTTGTGACTTGTGATTGGTCAATGTCACTAATATCATCTAACTCTATGTCACGCAAGTGCTACCAGCAAACATGGGTGCTACTTGTATGGCTAGTGCACCAGCACCAGCACCGCCCAAGCATCCAATTGCTAAGCTGTCAACTCAACCCACccacaccatttttttttaattttttttttgcattttatgaATTCGAAACTTGTTTTTCTCctatttttgttggaaaaataagtttttaaccattcaaattataaaattctaACAAACAAAtagttcaaattttataaaccGCTTAGTCCAAATGGAATGACACGTTTCTTattttttcggattataaaTTTCGAACTATTCCATAACTCATCTTGTGCCAAGAATTTAGGGAAACATTGgttcgaattttataatttgaactCTATTCGCACAAACACTAACTATCATAACCCCCTCATTGTGTTTTAGATCATTGTTAACTGTTTTCATCGTGTCCCAGtcgaaaatccaattttcaaaCTCTTTGATCGTATTGATCCTAAAATTgctcagaaaaataaaaatataatcaaggaTCAAGACTCCAGTAAGTCGctcctcaaaatccaaaatttcatcgtttagatttttttttttttaatattctcataaaaatacaaaaaagttTGCATTAGCTTTATTTGAGTTTTTCAATTTATTGGtggtatttaatatttttcctgattttatttgacatgttttatcttcttctttttttgttgttttcaaaagCAAAGTTCAAAAGTACTTAAATGTAAGAAATTCTGACCGTTGTTTATATATTAGCATATTTCGAATCATAATCCAaaactccctaaaaaaaagtttggattatataatt from Medicago truncatula cultivar Jemalong A17 chromosome 8, MtrunA17r5.0-ANR, whole genome shotgun sequence includes the following:
- the LOC25500370 gene encoding basic leucine zipper 43, translating into MVPSEIRGVNYLTPPENSFQVQPNFVLPQNEIPNYHINNLLGSLPNFHYPSCLSSNSTTSDEADELQFNIIDERKHRRMISNRESARRSRMRKQKHLDELWSQVMKLRTENHNLVDKLNHVSESHDTVVQENARLKEETFDLRQMVADMQIGNSFPCNMEDLCEIPCNTSQHKDDSSKIHD
- the LOC25500369 gene encoding mediator of RNA polymerase II transcription subunit 6, whose amino-acid sequence is MATPGMGMLDGGVPTAQPPGTDMTGICFRDQLWLNTYPLDRNLVFDYFALSPFYDWTSNNEQLRMRSHHPLDSSQLTKMIGIEYVLSEVMEPHLFIMKKQKRDSPDKVTPMLAYYILDGSIYQAPQLSNVFAARIGRALYYIEKAFTTAASKLEKIGYVDSENETTIPEPKVAKETIDLKEIKRVDHILASLQRKLPPAPPPPPFPEGYVPPSTAETEKGPETQEAAESLAPTVDPILDQGPAKRMKF